The following coding sequences lie in one Prionailurus viverrinus isolate Anna chromosome X, UM_Priviv_1.0, whole genome shotgun sequence genomic window:
- the DGAT2L6 gene encoding diacylglycerol O-acyltransferase 2-like protein 6 yields the protein MAFLSRLDLHECLQTLSVLQWLPVYVFLGAIPIILIPYFLMFTKFWILSVLALTWLAYDWNTHSQGGRRSAWVRNWTLWKYFQNYFPIKLVKTHDISPEHNYIIANHPHGIVSYGVFINFATEASGFSRIFPGITPSVGTLEGIFWIPIVREYVMSMGVCPVSELALKYLLTQKGSGNAVVIVVGGAAEALLCQPGASTIYLKERKGFVKLALKTGAYLVPSYSFGENEVHNQETFPEGTWIRFFQKTFQDTFKKILGLNFCTFHGRGFTRESWGFLPFNLPITTVVGEPLPIPRIKKPNKKTVDKYHALYISALRKLFDQHKVQYGFPEAQELTII from the exons GAGCAATTCCTATTATTCTTATACCCTACTTTCTGATGTTCACTAAATTCTGGATCTTGTCTGTGCTCGCCTTAACCTGGCTCGCCTATGATTGGAATACTCACAGTCAAG GTGGTAGGCGTTCAGCTTGGGTACGAAATTGGACCCTCTGgaagtattttcaaaattatttcccaATAAAG CTGGTGAAGACTCATGACATCTCTCCGGAACATAACTATATCATTGCCAATCACCCCCATGGCATTGTCTCTTATGGTGTGTTCATCAACTTTGCTACTGAGGCCTCTGGCTTTTCTCGGATTTTCCCAGGCATCACTCCTTCAGTAGGGACCTTGGAAGGGATCTTCTGGATCCCAATTGTGCGAGAATATGTGATGTCAATGG GTGTGTGCCCAGTGAGTGAGTTGGCCTTGAAGTATTTGCTGACCCAAAAAGGCTCAGGAAATGCTGTGGTTATTGTGGTTGGTGGAGCTGCTGAAGCCCTCTTGTGCCAACCAGGAGCCTCTACCATCTACCTTAAAGAACGTAAAGGTTTTGTGAAGTTGGCACTGAAGACAGG AGCGTACCTTGTTCCTTCCTATTCCTTTGGAGAGAATGAGGTTCACAATCAAGAGACCTTCCCTGAGGGCACATGGATAAGGTTCTTCCAAAAAACCTTCCAGGACACATTCAAAAAAATCCTGGGACTAAATTTCTGTACCTTCCATGGCCGGGGCTTCACTCGAGAATCCTGGGGCTTCCTTCCTTTCAATCTGCCCATTACCACTGTTG TTGGGGAGCCCCTGCCAATCCCTAGGATTAAGAAGCCAAACAAGAAGACAGTGGACAAGTACCATGCACTCTACATCAGTGCCCTGCGCAAGCTGTTTGACCAGCACAAAGTTCAGTATGGCTTTCCTGAGGCCCAGGAGCTGACAATCATATAA
- the AWAT1 gene encoding acyl-CoA wax alcohol acyltransferase 1, translating into MPYFKQPKHLQSLMLLQWPLSYLAMFWILPPFFIYLLFTSLWPLPVLYFVWFFLDWKTPEQGGRRSAWVRNWCAWTHIKDYFPITIQKTKDLSPEHNYLMGVHPHGLLTFGAFCNFCTEATGFSKIFPGITPHLATLSWFFKIPFVREYLMAKGVCSVSQPAIDYLLSHGTGNLVGIVVGGVGEALQSVPNTTTLILQKRKGFVRTALQHGAHLVPTFTFGETEVYDQVLFHKDSWMHKFQSCFRSIFGFYFCVFYGRGFCQGSTGLLPYSLPIVTVVGEPLPLPKIEKPSQEMVEKYHTLYMDALCKLFDQHKTQYGCSENQKLLFL; encoded by the exons ATGCCTTATTTCAAACAGCCTAAGCACCTCCAGAGTCTGATGCTTCTGCAATGGCCCTTGAGCTACCTTGCCATGT TTTGGATCTTGCCGCCATTTTTCATTTACCTGCTATTTACATCCTTGTGGCCACTACCAGTGCTTTACTTTGTCTGGTTTTTCCTGGACTGGAAGACCCCAGAGCAAG GTGGAAGGCGTTCAGCTTGGGTAAGGAACTGGTGTGCTTGGACCCATATCAAGGACTATTTCCCCATTACG ATCCAGAAGACAAAAGATCTGTCACCTGAGCACAACTACCTCATGGGAGTTCACCCCCATGGCCTTTTGACCTTTGGAGCCTTCTGCAATTTCTGCACTGAGGCCACAGGCTTCTCGAAGATCTTCCCAGGCATCACTCCCCACTTAGCCACACTGTCTTGGTTCTTCAAGATCCCATTTGTTAGGGAGTACCTCATGGCCAAAG GTGTATGCTCTGTGAGTCAGCCAGCCATTGACTACCTGCTAAGCCATGGCACTGGCAACCTCGTGGGCATCGTAGtaggaggggtgggagaggccCTACAAAGTGTGCCCAACACCACCACCCTCATCCTCCAGAAGCGCAAGGGATTTGTGCGCACAGCCCTCCAGCATGG GGCTCATCTGGTCCCCACATTCActtttggagaaactgaggtatATGATCAGGTGCTATTCCATAAGGACAGCTGGATGCACAAGTTCCAGAGCTGCTTCCGCAGTAtctttggtttctatttttgtgtcttctaTGGACGAGGCTTCTGCCAAGGCTCCACCGGGCTCCTGCCATACTCGCTGCCTATCGTCACTGTGG TTGGGGAGCCTCTGCCACTGcccaaaatagaaaaaccaaGCCAGGAAATGGTGGAAAAATACCACACACTCTATATGGATGCCCTGTGCAAACTGTTTGACCAGCATAAGACCCAGTATGGCTGTTCAGAGAACCAAAAGCTGCTTTTCCTGTGA